The following proteins come from a genomic window of Aspergillus oryzae RIB40 DNA, chromosome 4:
- a CDS encoding uncharacterized protein (predicted protein), whose protein sequence is MPRHQQHIVPWTDSESDYSLSDYSTEDAHHETSSRRPSFGSSTLNPGASTGARRRRRSSEPVPQPPDVIINIKDELRKKGSNRSTNRTREAYIDPYESDDETFRREARVTEGEHDIQSSNRDITVHIDLLNRLGRFKEGIILFNERLAPHLDFFPVVAEYADLLLEQANFRSLGELISQVLGSHAKDFEKDQVLLLKLLGSLAGMHSKGALLPALDTAKEVIKFLEDQDGEDSSDERLTGIQVRMDFMLTRPKCK, encoded by the exons ATGCctcgtcatcaacaacacatcGTCCCATGGACCGATTCCGAGTCCGACTACTCACTCTCGGACTATTCCACGGAAGACGCCCACCATGAGACCTCATCTAGGAGGCCTTCCTTTGGCAGCTCCACTCTGAACCCTGGCGCATCCACGGGCGCCCGGCGACGACGACGGTCTTCTGAGCCTGTCCCGCAACCCCCGGacgtcatcatcaacataAAAGACGAGTTGCGGAAAAAAGGCTCTAACAGAAGTACCAATAGGACTCGTGAGGCTTATATCGATCCTTATGAGTCAGACGACGAGACCTTCCGGCGAGAG GCTCGAGTAACAGAAGGAGAGCATGACATTCAGTCGTCTAACAGAGATATTACCGTTCACATTGATCT ACTTAATCGACTGGGACGATTTAAAGAGGGAATCATTCTGTTCAACGAAAGACTTGCCCCCcatcttgatttctttcctgtcgTTGCTGAATATGCAGACCTTCTGCTGGAACAGGCAAATTTCCGCTCTCTGGGCGAGCTTATTTCACAGGTCTTGGGTAGCCACGCAAAGGACTTTGAGAAGGATCAGGTTTTACTTCTCAAATTACTTGGATCGCTGGCTGGGATGCACTCAAAAGGAGCACTGTTGCCAGCTCTTGATACGGCCAAAGAGGTGATCAAGTTTCTTGAGGAccaagatggagaggatTCCTCGGATGAACGTCTTACAGGGATTCAGGTACGGATGGATTTCATGCtcactcgaccaaaatgcaAATGA